In one Syntrophales bacterium genomic region, the following are encoded:
- a CDS encoding SCP2 sterol-binding domain-containing protein, with protein sequence MEFWKDPQEAVTAVLKLHEKVSQDPELSEGMKKVNQLILYDYTESGPGCAVWVDSRGGKLEFGAGDPPGTPDLVMSLSADDAHRSWSDKLNPVMAITRKKIRVKGSAVGLLKLAPKLKKVALAYNEVLRELGWEDKIIK encoded by the coding sequence ATGGAATTCTGGAAGGATCCGCAGGAGGCCGTCACGGCCGTTTTGAAGCTCCACGAGAAGGTGTCGCAGGATCCGGAGCTTTCGGAAGGGATGAAGAAAGTGAACCAGCTCATCCTGTACGATTACACCGAGAGCGGCCCCGGCTGCGCCGTCTGGGTGGACTCCCGCGGCGGCAAGCTCGAGTTCGGAGCTGGCGATCCCCCGGGGACGCCGGACCTGGTCATGAGCCTCTCCGCGGACGACGCGCACCGGTCCTGGTCCGACAAGCTGAACCCGGTCATGGCGATCACCCGCAAGAAGATCCGGGTCAAGGGCTCCGCCGTGGGACTCCTGAAACTGGCCCCGAAGCTCAAGAAGGTAGCCCTTGCCTACAACGAGGTCCTGCGGGAGCTGGGCTGGGAAGACAAGATCATCAAATAA
- a CDS encoding acyl-CoA dehydrogenase family protein, producing MDFILNEDQKMLRDTVRRIAEEKFAPIAAEIDEKEVFPSESVKVLAENGLLGVQIPEEYGGAGAGMLAMVLVVEEIARVCCSTSVILTTQALASDPLLLVGTEEQKKKWLYRLASGQCLGACGITEPGAGSDVSGMKTTAKKVDGGYVLDGAKIFITNGGEAEIVTVLAYTDREKGNRGISMLLVEKGEAGFTVGKKEHKMGLHGSDTRELVFENVFLPADRLLGPEGGGFRTLMTTFNYTRPAVGGQALGIAQGALEASIKYAKERVQFGKPLSSFQGMQWMLAEMALSVETARSIVYRAASMIDSEPEAADLPKIASMAKWYASDVAMKVTTDAVQVFGGYGYVREYPVERMMRDAKITQIYEGTNQIQRTIIAGQILR from the coding sequence ATGGATTTCATATTGAACGAAGACCAGAAGATGCTCCGGGATACGGTCCGGCGGATCGCCGAAGAGAAGTTTGCGCCCATCGCCGCGGAGATCGACGAGAAGGAGGTGTTCCCGTCGGAGTCGGTGAAGGTCCTGGCGGAGAACGGCCTGTTGGGCGTGCAGATCCCCGAGGAGTACGGCGGGGCGGGGGCCGGGATGCTGGCGATGGTCCTGGTGGTGGAGGAGATCGCCCGGGTGTGTTGCTCGACCTCGGTCATCCTGACGACCCAGGCGCTGGCCTCCGACCCGCTGCTTTTGGTGGGGACGGAGGAGCAGAAAAAGAAGTGGCTGTACCGGCTGGCCTCGGGGCAGTGCCTGGGGGCCTGCGGGATCACCGAGCCGGGGGCGGGCTCCGACGTGTCGGGGATGAAGACGACGGCGAAGAAGGTGGATGGCGGGTATGTCCTGGACGGCGCGAAGATCTTCATCACCAACGGGGGCGAGGCGGAGATCGTGACGGTCCTGGCCTACACGGACCGGGAGAAGGGGAACCGGGGCATCAGCATGCTCCTGGTGGAGAAGGGCGAGGCGGGATTCACGGTGGGGAAGAAGGAGCACAAGATGGGGCTCCACGGCTCGGACACGCGGGAGCTGGTGTTCGAGAACGTGTTCCTGCCGGCGGACCGTCTGCTGGGCCCGGAGGGGGGCGGATTCCGGACGCTGATGACGACGTTCAACTACACACGTCCGGCCGTGGGCGGCCAGGCCCTGGGGATCGCCCAGGGTGCCCTGGAGGCGTCGATCAAGTACGCCAAGGAGCGGGTGCAGTTCGGGAAGCCGCTGTCCTCGTTCCAGGGGATGCAGTGGATGCTGGCGGAGATGGCCCTGTCGGTGGAGACGGCGCGGTCGATCGTGTACCGGGCGGCGTCGATGATCGACTCGGAGCCGGAGGCGGCGGACCTGCCGAAGATCGCCTCCATGGCCAAGTGGTACGCCTCGGACGTGGCGATGAAGGTGACCACCGACGCCGTGCAGGTCTTCGGGGGATATGGCTATGTCCGGGAATATCCTGTAGAGAGAATGATGAGGGACGCGAAGATCACCCAGATCTACGAGGGGACCAACCAGATCCAGCGGACCATCATCGCCGGACAGATCCTGCGATAA
- a CDS encoding 4Fe-4S binding protein has protein sequence MEEVYAKLAKHLDRLPIPYPETSSGIEREILARWFTPEEARIALAMTGLPEAAPAIATRLGVKEETLAPVLEDMSKRGLIFRIAKGERRFYNLVPLAEGMWEFHIHQNNAEDVRLLRKYFDEFMTKGWYGTKTSQHRIVPISQSVTPDMEVLPYEQAEALVRAQTKISVATCICRKEEKMVGVGCDHPVETCMAFGTGAYFYIENGLGREVSVEEALEILRKAMDAGLVLQPGNGQKVWNLCMCCGCCCALLRTLKQMDRPAEVAHTNFRARVIPEECTNCGICEGRCPMDAIRVEDSAVVNPDRCIGCGVCVGACPFEAVRLDYKKPEERYTPPRDVMEMQITIARERGLL, from the coding sequence ATGGAAGAAGTGTATGCGAAGCTGGCGAAGCACCTGGACCGTCTGCCCATTCCGTACCCGGAGACCTCCTCCGGCATCGAGCGGGAGATCCTGGCCCGCTGGTTTACCCCGGAAGAGGCACGCATCGCCCTGGCGATGACGGGCCTCCCCGAGGCTGCGCCGGCCATCGCGACGCGCCTGGGAGTGAAGGAGGAGACCCTGGCCCCGGTGCTCGAGGACATGTCGAAGCGGGGGCTCATATTCCGGATCGCCAAGGGGGAAAGGCGGTTCTACAACCTCGTTCCCCTGGCGGAGGGCATGTGGGAGTTTCACATCCACCAGAACAACGCGGAGGATGTCCGGCTCCTCCGGAAGTACTTCGACGAGTTCATGACGAAGGGGTGGTACGGGACGAAGACGAGCCAGCACCGGATCGTGCCCATATCGCAAAGTGTGACGCCGGACATGGAGGTGCTTCCCTACGAGCAGGCGGAGGCCCTCGTCCGGGCCCAGACGAAGATCTCCGTGGCCACCTGCATCTGCCGGAAGGAGGAGAAGATGGTCGGGGTGGGCTGTGACCACCCCGTGGAGACCTGCATGGCCTTCGGAACGGGTGCATACTTCTACATCGAGAACGGCCTGGGCCGCGAGGTCTCGGTCGAGGAGGCCCTGGAGATCCTCCGGAAGGCGATGGACGCGGGACTCGTGCTCCAGCCGGGAAACGGGCAGAAGGTCTGGAACCTCTGCATGTGCTGCGGCTGCTGCTGCGCGCTCCTCCGAACACTGAAACAGATGGACCGGCCCGCGGAGGTCGCCCATACGAATTTCCGGGCCCGGGTCATCCCGGAGGAGTGCACGAACTGCGGCATCTGCGAGGGCCGCTGCCCCATGGACGCGATTCGGGTGGAAGACAGCGCCGTGGTGAATCCGGACCGTTGCATCGGCTGTGGCGTCTGCGTCGGCGCCTGCCCGTTCGAGGCCGTCAGGCTCGACTACAAGAAGCCAGAAGAGCGCTATACCCCCCCGCGGGACGTCATGGAGATGCAGATCACCATCGCCCGGGAGCGGGGACTTCTCTGA
- a CDS encoding 4Fe-4S dicluster domain-containing protein, whose amino-acid sequence MPQDTFRKLQQYLDLLSLGFPPTDSGIEIEILRKMFSERDASLFLAMSPRLETPEDVAARLNLDPGETAGHLEDMASRGLLFTLKKGGVTKYGTIPFVHGLFEFQVTRLDRDFSALLERYFHEAFYDAVSRSAAAFLRTVPVRESLDVTHQVAAWEDAVEILRAQPRIVVAECICRKQQTLLGKGCGKPREVCFMFGSMGQYYLDQGLGREVGLEEAVRLLKEARDAGLVTQPATAQNPGGMCNCCGDCCSVLRALNLHSRPAEMVFSNYYAGVDPDACTGCGACLHRCQMAAISMDETEHARIDRDRCIGCGLCATDCPLEAIRMVPKEEQRVPPHGTMEQMLNMARLRGLA is encoded by the coding sequence ATGCCTCAAGATACGTTCCGGAAGCTCCAGCAGTACCTGGACCTCCTGTCCCTGGGATTTCCCCCCACGGATTCGGGCATCGAGATCGAGATCCTGCGGAAGATGTTCTCCGAGCGGGACGCCTCTTTGTTCCTGGCCATGAGCCCGCGCCTGGAAACACCGGAGGACGTGGCCGCCCGCCTGAATCTCGATCCCGGCGAAACGGCGGGCCACCTCGAGGACATGGCGTCCCGGGGTCTTCTTTTCACCCTGAAGAAGGGCGGTGTCACAAAATACGGCACCATCCCCTTCGTCCACGGCCTCTTTGAGTTCCAGGTGACCCGTCTGGACCGGGATTTCTCGGCACTCCTGGAGCGCTATTTCCACGAGGCCTTCTACGACGCCGTCTCCCGGAGCGCCGCGGCGTTCCTGCGGACCGTGCCCGTGCGGGAGTCCCTGGATGTCACCCATCAGGTCGCCGCCTGGGAGGACGCCGTGGAGATCCTTCGCGCACAGCCCCGCATCGTCGTCGCCGAGTGCATCTGCCGCAAGCAGCAGACCCTGCTCGGAAAGGGATGCGGCAAGCCGCGGGAGGTCTGTTTCATGTTCGGCTCCATGGGGCAGTATTACCTCGATCAAGGGCTCGGACGCGAGGTCGGCCTGGAAGAAGCCGTACGGCTGCTGAAGGAGGCCCGGGACGCCGGCCTCGTCACACAGCCGGCGACGGCACAGAATCCCGGGGGGATGTGCAACTGCTGCGGCGACTGCTGCAGTGTGCTTCGGGCCTTGAACCTGCATTCCAGGCCCGCCGAAATGGTCTTTTCGAATTACTATGCCGGGGTCGATCCGGACGCCTGCACCGGCTGCGGGGCCTGCCTGCACCGCTGCCAGATGGCAGCCATCTCGATGGACGAAACCGAGCATGCCCGGATCGACCGGGACCGCTGCATCGGCTGCGGCCTCTGCGCGACCGACTGCCCCCTCGAGGCGATCCGGATGGTTCCGAAGGAAGAACAAAGGGTTCCACCGCATGGAACAATGGAACAGATGTTGAACATGGCCCGGCTCCGGGGACTGGCATGA
- a CDS encoding AMP-binding protein has product MESNISRFLEFNVAHYGEYEQFIYLGPEGEKRIKNTDLLDQARRLATGLRKMGVQKGDIIGTVVSNLPETPSLINGINRCGAVYLPIIFMLTAKEIRYILEDSRCKFVLVEDKLLPKVREAAEGVKTVETIIVIGQERGEGLLPYEDLLAKGDELGDVVPVEADDLSILMYTSGTTGFPKGVMLSHGNMEKQMMTGSQVWGGKKGEIMLTTVPMNHIFGVISTLELYHLGCVSLLMPPFDPRKVLDAIRDYKVSFIPVVPTMLIFLMMVFDPAKDDTSSLDLLICSGGPLALDTLENAQKTFRIEITQGYGCTEVGGSMTRQRRDWPRKPGSVGFPLPGLALRVVDADGKDVPRGEEGEVICKGPIVMKGYLNKPEETAKALVNGWLHTGDVGKLDEDGELYITGRLKDLIIKGGENIDPGVAEGWLYKHPAIWECAVVAMKDPKYGEEVAAAVTLKPGQQATEEELLAYLGEHLHHFVAPKKIFFFDAMPKTGLGKILKREIRRIINDK; this is encoded by the coding sequence ATGGAGAGCAACATCAGCCGGTTTCTGGAATTCAACGTCGCCCACTACGGAGAGTACGAGCAGTTCATCTACCTCGGCCCGGAAGGGGAAAAACGGATTAAAAACACGGATCTCCTGGACCAGGCCCGCCGCCTGGCCACGGGCCTCCGGAAGATGGGTGTGCAGAAGGGCGACATCATCGGCACGGTGGTGAGCAATCTCCCCGAGACTCCGTCGCTCATCAACGGCATCAACCGGTGCGGCGCCGTCTATCTCCCCATCATCTTCATGCTGACGGCCAAGGAGATCCGCTACATCCTGGAGGATTCCCGCTGCAAGTTCGTCCTCGTGGAGGACAAGCTTCTGCCCAAGGTCCGGGAGGCCGCCGAAGGTGTGAAAACGGTCGAGACGATCATCGTGATCGGCCAGGAGCGCGGAGAGGGGCTTCTTCCCTATGAAGACTTGCTGGCGAAGGGGGACGAACTGGGAGACGTGGTCCCCGTCGAGGCGGACGACCTGTCCATCCTGATGTACACCTCCGGCACGACGGGCTTCCCCAAGGGCGTCATGTTGAGCCACGGCAACATGGAAAAGCAGATGATGACGGGCTCCCAGGTGTGGGGAGGAAAGAAGGGTGAGATCATGCTGACGACGGTTCCCATGAATCACATCTTCGGCGTCATCAGCACCCTGGAGCTGTACCACCTGGGCTGCGTCAGCCTCCTGATGCCCCCCTTCGATCCACGCAAGGTCCTGGACGCCATCCGGGACTACAAGGTGTCCTTCATCCCCGTCGTACCCACCATGCTCATTTTCCTGATGATGGTCTTCGATCCCGCGAAGGACGACACGTCCTCCCTGGACCTCCTCATCTGCTCCGGCGGCCCCCTGGCCCTGGATACCCTGGAGAACGCCCAGAAGACCTTCAGGATCGAGATCACCCAGGGCTACGGCTGCACGGAAGTCGGCGGCTCCATGACACGGCAGCGCCGCGACTGGCCCCGCAAGCCCGGCAGCGTCGGCTTCCCCCTGCCCGGCCTGGCCCTGCGGGTCGTGGATGCCGACGGGAAGGACGTGCCCCGGGGCGAAGAGGGGGAGGTCATCTGCAAAGGCCCCATCGTCATGAAGGGCTACCTGAACAAGCCCGAGGAGACCGCCAAGGCCCTCGTCAACGGGTGGCTTCACACCGGCGACGTCGGGAAGCTCGACGAGGACGGGGAGCTCTACATCACGGGACGCCTGAAGGACCTGATCATCAAGGGCGGCGAGAACATCGATCCCGGCGTCGCCGAGGGCTGGCTGTACAAGCATCCGGCGATCTGGGAGTGCGCCGTCGTCGCCATGAAGGACCCGAAATACGGCGAGGAAGTGGCAGCGGCAGTGACCCTGAAGCCGGGCCAGCAGGCCACCGAGGAGGAGCTCCTGGCTTACCTGGGCGAACACCTCCACCATTTCGTGGCCCCGAAGAAGATCTTCTTCTTCGACGCCATGCCCAAGACGGGCCTGGGCAAGATCCTGAAGCGGGAAATCCGCAGAATCATTAACGATAAATAG
- a CDS encoding iron-containing alcohol dehydrogenase, producing the protein MKYPELSYESFFSWVNRSRIMYSPGLRSEVGYEMAQLGGTKAVIFTDKGLVGAGVAGMVAEAVEKSDLELVGIFDGVLQDARIDLINEGARFYREKGADCLIAVGGGSVMDTAKAVNILIGEGLDDFAPLAAQAALWDGAKPLPPHIAFPTTAGTGCEITNAMVVLDTEAHAKLQVTHPFCNSDIAMLDPELTLKLPAKITAFTGMDALTHAIEGVTSNNAQPISDALGFHAIRMICRYLPAAVREPDNVDARGNMLLASCIAGMCFVNALTGAVHALAHSLGAIYGIPHGLANAIMLPHVMEFNLEERPERFMMIADAMGIPVDGKDPIEAGRLAVQAVKDLLLDVGLTQTLKDFDVPGDREGLASLVELASGDGQISYNPRYVEEEDIINLYLKAR; encoded by the coding sequence ATGAAGTATCCAGAACTTTCGTATGAATCGTTTTTCAGCTGGGTGAACCGCTCCCGGATCATGTACTCCCCGGGCCTGCGGAGCGAGGTGGGCTACGAAATGGCCCAGCTGGGCGGGACCAAAGCGGTGATCTTTACCGACAAGGGTCTCGTTGGCGCCGGGGTGGCCGGGATGGTCGCCGAGGCCGTGGAGAAATCGGATCTCGAGCTGGTCGGGATCTTTGACGGGGTCCTCCAGGACGCCCGGATCGATCTCATCAACGAAGGGGCCCGGTTCTACCGGGAAAAGGGCGCCGACTGCCTGATCGCCGTGGGCGGCGGGAGCGTCATGGACACGGCCAAGGCGGTCAACATCCTCATCGGCGAGGGCCTGGACGACTTCGCCCCTCTGGCCGCCCAGGCTGCCCTGTGGGACGGGGCGAAACCACTCCCGCCTCACATCGCCTTTCCGACGACGGCGGGGACGGGCTGCGAGATCACCAACGCCATGGTGGTCCTCGACACGGAGGCCCATGCAAAGCTGCAAGTCACCCATCCCTTCTGCAACTCCGACATCGCCATGCTCGACCCGGAGCTGACCCTGAAGCTGCCGGCAAAGATCACCGCCTTCACGGGCATGGACGCCCTGACCCATGCCATCGAGGGTGTGACGTCGAACAACGCCCAGCCGATCTCGGACGCCCTGGGGTTTCATGCGATCCGCATGATCTGCCGCTACCTGCCGGCGGCGGTCCGGGAGCCCGACAATGTAGACGCCAGGGGGAACATGCTCCTGGCCAGCTGCATCGCCGGGATGTGCTTCGTCAACGCCCTGACCGGCGCCGTCCATGCACTGGCCCACTCGCTGGGCGCCATTTACGGCATCCCCCACGGGCTGGCCAACGCCATCATGCTGCCCCACGTCATGGAGTTCAACCTGGAGGAGCGGCCGGAGCGTTTCATGATGATCGCCGACGCCATGGGGATCCCCGTGGACGGGAAGGATCCCATCGAGGCCGGGCGGCTGGCCGTGCAGGCCGTGAAGGACCTCCTCCTGGATGTGGGCCTCACCCAGACCCTGAAGGACTTCGATGTCCCCGGCGATCGGGAGGGTCTCGCCTCCCTGGTGGAACTGGCGTCCGGGGACGGACAGATCAGCTACAATCCGCGGTACGTGGAAGAGGAAGACATCATCAACCTTTACCTGAAAGCCCGTTAG